A region of Subdoligranulum variabile DNA encodes the following proteins:
- a CDS encoding MSCRAMM family protein translates to MRQRRWGELGRALLLFGIGCLLMAAAALPVRAQATEDSYFYPGYQAAQNGYLDLMAYMKQITMTVNGQEYTTQELQALKNAGTPLTLGLGDTASFNFRFALCGRAYEPEDPTQLDEDGSVHVVYTNGTTYLNGETVAPGATGILDDSSLMVINRSADSSCLRLDLSWLLQSCPDGFQVEYTEGGVSFEQRDQYLYVYFPGGIGQDTYADAGYFSIGVTLGKALDEIRIPGTDGYYVPGTDDWVFPLVVAESPSDMLGTISTYGDIHVRKIWQTGGQPHPDAKIVLHYTENGVEKTSERILKGDDAEAEFTIRNDMTNCRLEEDMTGLDGYTSTMTVSEDGATYTFTNTSSKTVFISKRSLAGEEELAGARMELYCLSSDGGQTLIDQWTSGSEPHTVQLNPGRFNLHEDLAPAGYAVSQDIPFTVREDLTVQLDGDTGSLDGDTLIVTDRELTVKFAKVDGSGNPLPGAVLTLTDKTDGTEIDRWTTTSEPHEITFQTEGGTVLVAGHTYLLHEESAPEGYLLAEDVEFVFNGDGTIPDHGYYTVTMEDLSETPPTATPPAETPPTTPPSTPPERVQTGDSPWMWVWLALGVVCLCASAVTGLFYYRRSHIPAYWRLGMRDQ, encoded by the coding sequence ATGAGACAAAGGAGATGGGGGGAACTGGGCCGGGCGCTGCTGCTGTTCGGCATCGGTTGTCTGCTGATGGCAGCCGCAGCGCTGCCGGTCCGGGCACAGGCGACAGAGGATTCCTATTTCTATCCGGGGTATCAGGCGGCTCAGAACGGGTATCTGGACCTGATGGCCTACATGAAGCAGATCACCATGACGGTGAACGGACAGGAATACACCACCCAGGAACTGCAGGCGCTGAAAAACGCGGGAACACCGCTGACGCTGGGGCTGGGGGATACGGCCTCCTTCAACTTCCGGTTTGCGCTGTGCGGCCGTGCCTATGAGCCGGAAGATCCCACCCAGCTGGACGAGGATGGGTCGGTGCATGTGGTGTATACCAACGGAACCACCTATTTGAACGGGGAGACGGTGGCCCCCGGTGCCACCGGCATTTTGGATGATTCCTCCCTGATGGTGATCAACCGCAGTGCGGACAGCAGCTGTCTGCGTCTGGATCTGAGCTGGCTGCTGCAGTCCTGCCCCGACGGATTCCAGGTGGAGTACACCGAGGGCGGTGTATCCTTCGAGCAGCGGGATCAGTATCTGTATGTCTATTTTCCCGGCGGCATCGGGCAGGATACCTATGCCGATGCAGGGTACTTTTCCATCGGGGTGACGCTGGGCAAGGCGCTGGACGAGATCCGCATTCCCGGCACCGACGGCTACTATGTGCCCGGTACCGACGATTGGGTGTTTCCGCTCGTGGTGGCGGAATCCCCCAGCGACATGCTGGGGACCATCAGCACCTATGGCGACATCCATGTGCGGAAGATCTGGCAGACAGGGGGGCAGCCGCACCCCGACGCCAAGATCGTACTGCATTACACCGAAAACGGGGTGGAAAAAACCTCGGAGCGCATTCTGAAAGGAGACGATGCGGAGGCCGAGTTCACCATCCGCAATGATATGACCAACTGCCGCCTGGAGGAGGACATGACGGGGCTGGACGGCTATACCAGCACCATGACGGTGAGCGAGGACGGGGCGACCTATACCTTTACCAATACCAGCAGCAAGACGGTCTTCATCAGCAAGCGGAGCCTGGCGGGGGAGGAGGAACTGGCCGGCGCCCGGATGGAGCTGTACTGCCTTTCCAGCGACGGCGGGCAGACCCTGATCGACCAGTGGACCTCAGGCTCGGAACCCCACACGGTACAGCTGAACCCGGGGCGGTTCAATCTGCATGAGGATCTGGCTCCGGCGGGATATGCCGTCAGTCAGGATATTCCCTTCACGGTGCGGGAGGATCTGACGGTCCAGCTGGACGGGGACACCGGCTCGCTGGACGGGGATACCCTCATCGTCACCGACCGGGAACTGACCGTAAAGTTTGCCAAGGTGGACGGTTCCGGCAATCCTTTGCCGGGGGCGGTGCTGACGCTCACCGACAAGACCGACGGAACGGAAATCGACCGTTGGACCACCACCTCGGAACCCCACGAGATCACCTTCCAAACGGAGGGCGGCACGGTACTGGTGGCGGGGCATACCTATCTTCTCCATGAGGAAAGCGCCCCCGAAGGGTATCTGCTGGCGGAGGACGTGGAGTTTGTCTTCAACGGGGACGGCACGATCCCCGACCACGGATATTACACCGTGACGATGGAGGACCTGTCCGAGACGCCGCCCACTGCCACACCGCCGGCGGAAACCCCGCCCACCACGCCGCCGTCCACCCCGCCGGAACGGGTCCAGACGGGGGACAGCCCCTGGATGTGGGTCTGGCTGGCACTGGGGGTTGTCTGCCTGTGTGCCTCGGCAGTCACAGGGCTGTTCTACTACCGCCGGTCCCATATACCGGCCTACTGGCGATTGGGGATGCGTGACCAATGA
- a CDS encoding class B sortase, producing MKSFRGDSRLIKPPARGWLVLSLLLLLAGVGFLGLFGYEQYGYLKSGRYYQQLQQTVRTGQAAEESGSKIDFAALQAINGDTAAWLEMPGLELELPVVQAKDNQTWLHQGFDGQPSPEGCLFFGVSGGEEPDLYRVIYGHNLHTGSMFSGLTRYGEEAFFQANPTFTLCTPQGDQTWRIFSCHDATDTEELYRTGRTSGEEYDAFVAELKAASLYDTGTEVPQGAQVLTLSTCATSYGSGLQRFVVHAFRES from the coding sequence ATGAAAAGTTTTCGCGGCGACAGCCGCCTGATCAAGCCCCCTGCCCGGGGTTGGCTGGTGCTCAGCCTTCTCCTGCTGCTGGCGGGCGTGGGATTTCTCGGCCTTTTCGGGTATGAGCAGTACGGGTACCTGAAAAGCGGCCGCTATTACCAGCAACTGCAGCAGACTGTCCGGACCGGGCAAGCGGCGGAGGAAAGCGGGAGCAAGATCGATTTCGCAGCGCTGCAGGCCATCAATGGGGATACCGCGGCCTGGCTGGAAATGCCGGGTCTGGAACTGGAACTGCCGGTGGTCCAGGCAAAGGACAACCAGACCTGGCTGCATCAGGGATTCGACGGACAGCCTTCCCCCGAGGGATGCCTCTTCTTCGGGGTGTCCGGCGGGGAGGAACCGGACCTCTACCGGGTGATCTACGGCCATAACCTGCATACCGGCTCCATGTTCAGCGGGCTGACCCGCTACGGGGAAGAGGCGTTCTTCCAGGCAAACCCCACCTTTACCCTCTGCACGCCGCAGGGGGACCAGACCTGGCGGATCTTCTCCTGCCACGACGCCACCGATACCGAGGAACTCTACCGTACCGGGCGTACCAGCGGGGAGGAATATGACGCCTTCGTGGCGGAACTGAAGGCGGCCTCGCTCTATGACACCGGCACGGAAGTCCCCCAGGGGGCACAGGTGCTGACGCTCTCCACCTGCGCCACCAGCTATGGCAGCGGTCTGCAGCGGTTTGTGGTGCATGCGTTCCGGGAATCCTGA
- a CDS encoding carbohydrate kinase family protein — translation MKDVVALGELLIDFAPVSTDEAGYPTLKAQPGGAPGNFLAALQQYGCTTGLIGKVGDDTFGHLLKGTLDKIGIDTTGLIIDPAVFTTMAFVTLDATGNRSFSFARKPGADTCLRSEEVNTALLEDCKVFHFGTLSLTSEPARSATRDAVAYAKKQGKLISFDPNLRKPLWPSDEAAKEQIEWGLHQADIVKISDEEIEFLWGLSPEEGAQKLLGEYGVKLVYATLGPKGCHVANRNGSCEVPSPTGLHVIDTTGAGDIFGGSAMSQFLHLGKAPEALTVEELRTITRFACCAASLSTQTHGGITSVVPEAEVRAIF, via the coding sequence ATGAAAGATGTTGTAGCCCTGGGCGAACTGCTCATTGATTTTGCCCCTGTTTCCACCGACGAGGCGGGCTATCCCACCCTGAAAGCCCAGCCCGGCGGCGCCCCCGGCAACTTCCTGGCGGCGCTGCAGCAGTACGGCTGCACCACCGGCCTCATCGGGAAGGTGGGGGATGATACCTTCGGCCATCTGCTCAAAGGCACGCTGGACAAAATCGGCATCGATACCACCGGTTTGATCATCGACCCGGCGGTCTTCACCACCATGGCTTTTGTGACGCTGGACGCCACCGGCAACCGGTCCTTCAGTTTTGCCCGCAAGCCCGGTGCCGACACCTGTCTGCGCAGCGAGGAGGTCAACACCGCCCTGCTGGAGGACTGCAAGGTCTTCCATTTCGGCACCCTGAGCCTTACCAGCGAACCCGCCCGCTCGGCCACCCGGGACGCGGTGGCCTACGCCAAAAAGCAGGGCAAGCTCATCAGCTTTGACCCCAACCTGCGCAAGCCCCTGTGGCCCAGCGACGAGGCCGCCAAGGAGCAGATCGAGTGGGGCCTGCACCAGGCGGACATTGTGAAGATCAGCGACGAGGAGATCGAATTCCTGTGGGGCCTCTCTCCCGAGGAAGGCGCTCAGAAACTCCTCGGGGAATACGGCGTGAAACTGGTCTACGCCACCTTAGGCCCCAAGGGCTGCCATGTGGCGAACCGCAACGGCAGCTGCGAAGTGCCTTCTCCCACGGGACTGCATGTCATCGACACGACAGGCGCCGGGGACATCTTCGGCGGCAGCGCCATGAGCCAGTTCCTGCACCTGGGCAAGGCCCCCGAGGCCCTGACGGTGGAGGAACTGCGCACCATCACCCGCTTTGCCTGCTGCGCGGCCAGCCTTTCCACCCAGACCCACGGCGGCATCACCAGCGTGGTGCCCGAAGCGGAAGTCCGGGCCATCTTCTGA
- a CDS encoding sugar O-acetyltransferase has protein sequence MTMQEKMHNVSLYLPNDPSIVAEQTKCLEKLYDYNATRPGEGEKRTALLREMFAEFGEGSYIEPPLHANFGGKFVHFGKNVYANFNLTLVDDTHIYVGDCTMFGPNVTVATAGHPILPELRAQGYQYNAAVHIGRNCWIGAGAVILPGITIGDNVVVGAGSVVTKDLPDNVVAVGNPCRVLRPVSDNDREYYFKQHAIDPELLR, from the coding sequence ATGACGATGCAGGAAAAGATGCACAATGTGTCGCTGTATCTGCCCAACGACCCCTCCATCGTGGCGGAACAAACCAAGTGCCTGGAAAAACTCTACGACTACAACGCTACTCGCCCGGGGGAAGGGGAAAAGCGCACCGCTCTGCTCCGGGAGATGTTTGCGGAGTTCGGTGAGGGCAGCTACATTGAGCCGCCGCTGCACGCTAACTTCGGCGGCAAGTTTGTCCATTTCGGAAAAAATGTCTATGCAAACTTCAACCTGACCCTGGTGGATGATACCCACATCTATGTGGGGGACTGCACCATGTTCGGCCCCAACGTCACGGTGGCCACGGCGGGCCATCCCATCCTGCCGGAACTGCGGGCCCAGGGGTATCAGTACAACGCGGCGGTGCACATCGGCAGGAATTGCTGGATCGGCGCGGGGGCTGTGATTTTGCCGGGTATCACCATCGGGGACAACGTGGTGGTGGGCGCGGGCAGCGTGGTGACGAAGGACCTGCCGGACAATGTGGTGGCGGTGGGCAACCCCTGCCGGGTGCTGCGCCCGGTCAGCGACAACGACCGGGAATACTACTTCAAACAGCACGCCATTGACCCGGAACTGCTGCGGTAA
- a CDS encoding acyl-CoA dehydratase activase, translating to MNKTYYVCKYTPIELLTALGAECENLNGMQEGFDRADQLAHSNICGFGKSLLEAVMSGQVHELVLVNCCDTIRSVYDVLEESGKLDFLYIVDMLHSGGECSRERTAAQLKGLAKAYAAYKGTTFDADAFRAAFHAPEKTRGPHISVLGARMGKELFEMVQNAMPYPVENETCVHNRSVGEVLPPEDADFDALMEWYAAELLGQIPCMRMMDNTGRKRLFNDPDLKGIIYHTVKFCDFYSFEYAQVKQSVAVPLLKIESDYTLQSSGQLLTRLEAFAESMDPSQGEEKEIKMGKGYFAGIDSGSTSTDVVILDKEKQMVTGVILPTGAGAAVGAERALEQALEQAGLQREDIDAIVTTGYGRTAIQDGDKSITEITCHARGAHYLDPSVRTVIDIGGQDSKVIRLDENGAVVNFVMNDKCAAGTGRFLEMMARTMEMNLDEMSKAGLHYKEDITISSMCTVFAESEVVSLIAQNKPTDDIVHGLNKAVASKTAALAKRVGGEERYMMTGGVSKNQGLVKTLEEKLGTTLVVSDKAQLCGALGAALFAMDMVTTH from the coding sequence ATGAACAAAACCTATTATGTGTGCAAATATACGCCCATTGAACTGCTGACCGCTCTGGGTGCGGAGTGCGAGAACCTGAACGGCATGCAGGAGGGCTTTGACCGGGCCGATCAGCTGGCCCATTCCAACATCTGCGGTTTCGGCAAATCCCTGCTGGAAGCGGTGATGAGCGGCCAGGTCCACGAGCTGGTACTGGTGAACTGCTGCGACACCATCCGCAGCGTCTACGACGTCTTGGAGGAGAGCGGCAAGCTGGACTTCCTCTACATCGTGGACATGCTGCACAGCGGCGGCGAGTGCAGCCGGGAGCGCACAGCTGCCCAGCTGAAAGGGCTGGCCAAGGCCTACGCGGCCTACAAGGGCACGACCTTTGATGCCGATGCCTTCCGGGCGGCCTTCCATGCTCCCGAGAAGACCCGCGGTCCCCACATCAGCGTGCTGGGTGCCCGGATGGGCAAGGAGCTCTTCGAGATGGTGCAGAACGCCATGCCCTATCCCGTGGAGAACGAGACCTGCGTGCACAACCGGTCGGTGGGCGAGGTGCTGCCGCCGGAGGACGCCGACTTTGACGCCCTGATGGAGTGGTATGCCGCCGAGCTGCTGGGGCAGATCCCCTGCATGCGGATGATGGACAACACCGGCCGCAAGCGGCTTTTCAACGATCCCGACCTGAAGGGGATCATCTATCACACGGTAAAATTCTGCGATTTTTACAGCTTTGAGTACGCCCAGGTGAAACAGAGTGTGGCGGTGCCGCTGCTGAAGATCGAATCCGACTATACGCTGCAGAGCAGCGGTCAGCTGCTGACCCGTCTGGAGGCCTTTGCCGAGAGCATGGACCCCAGCCAGGGGGAGGAAAAGGAGATCAAGATGGGAAAAGGCTATTTTGCAGGCATTGACAGCGGTTCCACCAGCACCGACGTGGTGATCCTGGACAAGGAAAAGCAGATGGTCACCGGCGTGATTCTGCCCACCGGTGCCGGCGCTGCCGTGGGTGCTGAGCGCGCCCTGGAGCAGGCCCTGGAACAGGCCGGACTGCAGCGGGAGGACATCGATGCCATCGTCACCACCGGCTACGGCCGCACGGCCATCCAGGACGGCGACAAGAGCATCACCGAGATCACCTGCCATGCCCGGGGTGCCCACTATCTGGATCCCAGCGTCCGCACCGTCATTGACATCGGCGGTCAGGACAGCAAGGTCATCCGGCTGGACGAAAACGGCGCCGTGGTGAACTTCGTCATGAATGACAAGTGCGCCGCCGGCACCGGCCGCTTCCTGGAGATGATGGCCCGCACCATGGAGATGAACCTGGACGAGATGAGCAAGGCCGGTCTGCATTATAAGGAAGACATCACCATCTCCAGCATGTGCACGGTGTTTGCCGAGTCGGAGGTCGTCTCCCTCATCGCCCAGAACAAGCCCACCGACGACATCGTTCACGGGCTGAACAAGGCGGTGGCCTCCAAGACCGCCGCGCTGGCCAAGCGCGTGGGCGGCGAGGAGCGCTACATGATGACCGGCGGCGTCTCCAAGAACCAGGGTCTGGTCAAGACGCTGGAAGAAAAGCTGGGCACCACCCTGGTGGTCAGCGACAAGGCACAGCTCTGCGGTGCCCTGGGTGCCGCCCTGTTCGCCATGGATATGGTAACCACCCACTGA
- a CDS encoding 2-hydroxyacyl-CoA dehydratase subunit D → MQVVETFGRAVESWSNQNPTRARRLLRTGWEAQNLKNRFSPDKRLQPADRKLARIMMDAMLAPLQDPDHSAMVSVFTPCEMLQEVGLHPYNVEAFSCYLSGSQAERGFLQQAENTGISETLCSYHKTFLGAAQKGVLPQPKCIVYTNLTCDANLLTFRTLSQLYHVQPFAIDVPMQQNEDNVAYVAAQLRALASFLEQQTGRTIDEEALKERLRRSKRTLEKYRSYQQKRADRYVPTDLVTPLYCGMTNNILLGTPQVEAYVDELLRDVEKAPAAKGKRIYWMHTIPFWSDAIKEGLLFQEDAQIVGCELSEVSEPDFDSEHPYEAMAHRMVYHALNGSAVRRIEAGIRHAKQVKADGVVWFDHWGCKHTLGAAQLAKKKFEEAGLPLLILDGDGCDRSHGGEGQTSTRLGAFLEMLNEPGRTEEGAQG, encoded by the coding sequence ATGCAAGTAGTAGAGACTTTCGGGCGGGCCGTGGAGTCCTGGAGCAACCAGAACCCCACCCGTGCGCGCAGACTGCTGCGCACCGGCTGGGAAGCCCAGAACCTGAAAAACCGGTTCAGCCCCGACAAACGCCTGCAGCCGGCGGACCGCAAGCTGGCCCGCATCATGATGGACGCCATGCTGGCCCCGCTGCAGGACCCCGACCATTCGGCCATGGTCAGCGTCTTCACCCCCTGTGAGATGCTCCAGGAGGTGGGACTGCACCCCTACAATGTAGAGGCGTTCTCCTGCTATCTGTCGGGCTCCCAGGCGGAGCGCGGCTTTCTGCAGCAGGCGGAGAACACCGGAATTTCCGAGACGCTGTGCAGCTACCACAAGACCTTTCTGGGAGCGGCCCAGAAAGGGGTGCTGCCCCAACCGAAGTGCATCGTCTACACCAACCTGACCTGCGATGCCAACCTGCTGACCTTCCGCACGCTGAGCCAGCTGTACCATGTGCAGCCCTTTGCCATCGACGTGCCCATGCAGCAGAACGAGGACAACGTGGCCTATGTGGCCGCCCAGCTGCGGGCGCTGGCCTCCTTCCTGGAGCAGCAGACCGGCCGCACCATCGACGAGGAAGCGCTGAAGGAGCGGCTGCGCCGTTCCAAGCGCACCCTGGAAAAATACCGCAGCTATCAGCAGAAGCGGGCCGACCGGTATGTGCCTACCGATCTGGTGACGCCGCTGTACTGCGGCATGACCAACAACATCCTGCTGGGCACGCCCCAGGTGGAAGCCTATGTGGACGAGCTGCTCCGGGACGTGGAGAAAGCTCCCGCCGCCAAGGGCAAGCGCATCTATTGGATGCACACCATCCCCTTCTGGTCGGACGCCATCAAGGAAGGCCTGCTCTTCCAGGAGGACGCCCAGATCGTAGGGTGTGAACTCAGCGAAGTATCCGAACCGGACTTTGATTCCGAACATCCCTATGAGGCCATGGCCCACCGGATGGTCTACCATGCCCTCAACGGCAGCGCGGTGCGCCGCATCGAGGCGGGCATCCGCCACGCCAAGCAGGTAAAGGCCGACGGCGTGGTGTGGTTCGACCATTGGGGCTGCAAGCACACCCTGGGCGCGGCCCAGCTGGCCAAGAAGAAGTTTGAGGAAGCGGGGCTGCCGCTGCTGATCCTGGACGGCGACGGCTGCGACCGCAGCCACGGCGGTGAGGGCCAGACCTCCACCCGCCTGGGCGCCTTCCTGGAGATGCTGAACGAACCGGGCCGCACCGAGGAAGGAGCGCAAGGATGA
- a CDS encoding MATE family efflux transporter: protein MLVFAVPIFFSNLFQQLYNAVDSLIVGNFLGGEALAAVGSSGSLIFLLTGFVNGVSLGAGVLVARHYGAKDDTALRRAVHTTVALGLAAGVALSVIGVLLTPQILRWMDTPEEVLPNSIIYFRVYFLGSLAVVMYNVGASILQSVGDSRSPMRYLITASVLNVILDLWFIAGLHMGVGGAAFATILSQTVSAVLAFRRLSLTKEAYGVHWREVRFHPATLRAVVAQGVPSGVQNSVISIANVIVQANINAFGANAMAGCGAYSKVEGFAFLPVTCFSMALATFVSQNIGAGQLDRVRRGMRFGIVCSTLLAECVGLAMFTLAPILIGAFSGEADVIAFGVHQARTVSLFYCLLAFSHCCAGILRGLGRPMVPMVVMLAIWCALRITYITITVHFIPRIAVVFWAYPITWTISSLLFAWYLTHCPMPAPGGGAQQHPA, encoded by the coding sequence ATGCTTGTGTTTGCGGTGCCCATCTTCTTCAGCAACCTGTTCCAGCAGCTCTACAACGCGGTGGACTCGCTGATCGTGGGCAACTTCCTGGGCGGTGAGGCCCTGGCGGCTGTGGGGTCATCGGGCAGCCTGATCTTTCTGCTCACCGGCTTCGTCAACGGCGTCAGTCTGGGTGCCGGCGTGCTGGTGGCCCGCCATTACGGTGCCAAGGACGACACCGCTCTGCGTCGGGCCGTTCATACCACGGTAGCCCTGGGCCTGGCCGCCGGTGTGGCCTTGAGCGTCATCGGCGTACTGCTGACGCCCCAGATCCTGCGCTGGATGGATACCCCCGAGGAGGTCCTGCCCAACTCCATCATCTACTTCCGGGTTTACTTTCTGGGTTCCCTGGCCGTGGTCATGTACAATGTGGGGGCCAGCATCCTGCAGTCGGTGGGCGACAGCCGCAGCCCCATGCGCTACCTGATCACCGCCTCGGTGCTCAACGTCATCCTGGACCTGTGGTTCATCGCCGGGCTGCACATGGGCGTGGGCGGTGCGGCCTTCGCCACCATCCTCTCCCAGACGGTCAGCGCCGTGCTGGCCTTCCGCCGCCTCTCCCTGACCAAGGAAGCCTACGGCGTGCACTGGCGGGAAGTCCGCTTCCACCCCGCCACCCTGCGGGCTGTGGTGGCCCAGGGCGTGCCCTCCGGCGTGCAGAACTCGGTCATCTCCATCGCCAACGTCATCGTCCAGGCCAACATCAACGCCTTCGGTGCCAACGCCATGGCGGGCTGCGGCGCCTACAGCAAGGTGGAAGGCTTCGCCTTCCTGCCGGTGACCTGCTTCTCCATGGCGCTGGCCACCTTCGTGAGCCAGAACATCGGCGCCGGTCAGCTGGACCGGGTGCGCCGCGGCATGCGGTTCGGCATCGTCTGCTCCACCCTGCTGGCGGAGTGCGTGGGCCTGGCCATGTTTACCCTGGCGCCCATCCTCATCGGCGCTTTCAGCGGCGAGGCGGATGTCATCGCTTTCGGCGTGCATCAGGCCCGCACCGTGTCGCTGTTCTACTGCCTGCTGGCCTTCAGCCACTGCTGCGCCGGCATCCTGCGGGGACTGGGCCGCCCCATGGTGCCCATGGTCGTCATGCTGGCCATCTGGTGTGCACTGCGCATCACCTACATCACCATCACGGTGCACTTCATTCCCCGGATCGCGGTGGTTTTCTGGGCCTATCCCATCACCTGGACCATCAGCTCGCTGCTCTTTGCCTGGTATCTGACCCACTGCCCCATGCCGGCCCCCGGCGGCGGTGCCCAGCAGCATCCAGCCTAA
- a CDS encoding ABC transporter ATP-binding protein, which produces MNIQLQDLTKRFPARGRKARGEVTAVDRLTFEVPDGLLVGLLGPSGCGKSTTLNMICGLETPTEGRIFFGGKDVTDLPPELRGVGMVFQNYALYPHLTVLQNITFPLENLKGAQKLSRTEMRRRALEAAALVQIEELLDRKPKELSGGQQQRVAIARALVKMPKVLLLDEPLSNLDARLRLQTREEICKIQKKTGITTLFVTHDQEEAMSISDRIVVMKDGLLMQQGKPQQVYDDPANLFVAKFLGTPPINVFEGTVRNQQLLLAGQDVLPVPGAPDGDVWVGIRPEGFVPDPQGPVVCGLSRVEVLGRDVSIVCTHPACTTDTLRAIVNARHDVDDAAGTVRFTLHPDKVFLFDHQTEARIRFGTQG; this is translated from the coding sequence ATGAATATTCAGTTGCAGGACCTGACCAAGCGTTTCCCGGCCCGGGGCCGGAAAGCCCGCGGCGAGGTCACGGCGGTGGACAGGCTGACGTTTGAAGTGCCGGACGGTCTGCTGGTGGGATTGCTGGGCCCGTCGGGCTGCGGCAAGAGCACCACGCTGAACATGATCTGCGGGTTGGAGACCCCCACGGAGGGCAGGATCTTCTTCGGCGGGAAGGACGTGACCGACCTGCCGCCTGAACTGCGGGGTGTGGGGATGGTGTTCCAGAACTACGCTCTCTACCCGCATCTGACGGTTTTGCAGAACATCACCTTTCCGCTGGAAAACCTGAAAGGGGCCCAGAAGCTGTCCAGGACCGAGATGCGCCGCCGCGCTTTGGAGGCCGCCGCACTGGTACAGATCGAGGAACTGTTGGACCGCAAACCGAAGGAACTCTCCGGCGGGCAGCAGCAGCGGGTGGCCATCGCCCGGGCGCTGGTCAAGATGCCCAAGGTGCTGCTGCTGGACGAACCCCTCTCCAACCTGGACGCCCGGCTGCGGCTGCAGACCCGGGAGGAGATCTGCAAGATCCAGAAAAAGACCGGCATCACCACCCTGTTCGTCACCCATGACCAGGAGGAGGCCATGAGCATCTCGGACCGCATCGTGGTGATGAAGGATGGTCTGCTCATGCAGCAGGGCAAACCCCAGCAGGTCTACGACGACCCGGCCAACCTGTTTGTGGCCAAATTCCTGGGCACACCGCCCATCAATGTGTTTGAGGGCACGGTCCGGAACCAGCAGCTGCTGCTGGCCGGGCAAGATGTGCTCCCCGTGCCCGGCGCCCCGGACGGCGACGTCTGGGTGGGCATCCGCCCCGAGGGATTTGTGCCCGACCCCCAGGGCCCGGTGGTGTGCGGACTCTCCCGGGTGGAGGTCCTGGGCCGGGACGTGAGCATCGTCTGCACCCATCCCGCCTGCACCACCGACACCCTGCGGGCCATCGTCAACGCCCGCCACGATGTGGACGATGCCGCCGGTACCGTCCGCTTCACCCTGCACCCCGACAAGGTGTTCCTGTTTGATCACCAGACCGAAGCCCGCATCCGCTTCGGCACCCAGGGCTGA
- a CDS encoding carbohydrate ABC transporter permease, giving the protein MHRNSHKAWLYLLPSLVLLGAFLVYPLIDVLIYSVEEGFNFASQTYFGVGLYNYSYVLHDPYFLQAVRNTFVLVIITVPISTGLALLISAGLSSIRPLRKLYQTVYFLPYVTNTLAVGLVFMVLFQKTEYTDGLVNLMLRWFGAGPIDFINGPHWAKMFVLCFYTIWVVMPFKILVLTGALASVNQDYYKAARVDGTSRRRIFFRITLPLISPMIVYLVITGFIGAFKAYSDAVALFGTDLNAAGMNTIVGYVYDMLYGDSGGYPSYASAAAIILFVIVLTITCINLLVTRRQLRD; this is encoded by the coding sequence ATGCATCGCAATTCCCACAAGGCGTGGCTCTACCTGCTGCCGTCGCTGGTACTGCTGGGAGCGTTTCTCGTCTATCCCCTCATCGACGTGCTGATCTACTCGGTGGAGGAAGGCTTCAACTTTGCCTCCCAGACCTACTTCGGGGTAGGGTTGTACAACTACAGCTATGTGCTCCACGACCCCTACTTCCTGCAGGCGGTCCGGAATACCTTCGTTCTTGTCATCATCACAGTGCCCATCTCCACCGGGCTGGCGCTGCTGATCTCGGCGGGGCTCAGCTCCATCCGGCCGCTGCGCAAACTTTACCAGACCGTCTACTTCCTGCCCTACGTCACCAATACCCTGGCCGTGGGCCTGGTCTTCATGGTGCTCTTCCAGAAGACCGAGTACACCGACGGTCTTGTGAACCTCATGCTCCGCTGGTTCGGCGCCGGACCCATCGACTTCATCAACGGTCCCCACTGGGCCAAGATGTTCGTGCTCTGCTTCTATACCATCTGGGTGGTCATGCCTTTCAAGATCCTCGTGCTCACCGGAGCGCTGGCCTCGGTGAACCAGGACTACTACAAGGCCGCCCGGGTGGACGGCACCTCCCGGCGGCGGATCTTCTTCCGCATCACCCTGCCGCTCATCTCGCCCATGATCGTCTATCTGGTCATCACCGGCTTCATCGGCGCCTTCAAGGCCTACAGCGACGCGGTGGCCCTCTTCGGCACCGACCTCAACGCCGCGGGGATGAACACCATCGTGGGCTATGTCTACGACATGCTCTACGGTGACAGCGGCGGCTACCCGTCCTACGCGTCGGCGGCGGCCATCATCCTGTTCGTCATCGTCCTCACCATCACCTGCATCAACCTGCTGGTCACCCGCCGGCAGCTGCGCGACTAA